From the genome of Muricauda sp. SCSIO 64092, one region includes:
- a CDS encoding choice-of-anchor D domain-containing protein yields the protein MGRKNYFLCVMVLSWGMINAQTNISFVENTTSGLQGKSSSSIDYDEGVLITTGFTVFNYLSNTYVFSTDVYRLSGGVFTPIPNSFIDVYEGFALVADLGGSPGKDFVVVGATSAGSNENPQGRIYISNTSGGYDTQTIIGLGQGASGVLADFDEDGDLDLFYQGEDVNGTLRMIAYQNNNGTFAQAWSSTVGKAEGAIGVGTVDNNTSPDVITSGTGQAGIATDLWINTSSNGNISFQVDTAHDFVGATRSANKFVDIDNDGDLDLVFGGAIWEFADPNDFKTYVYKNDGNGTFTLFDTLPGKTSAHMAFADANDDGYVDLYYNGNERHNSVFSNVATGGTDLYLNDGTGKFTLCSCPSLDSNVSFGDNIVMDVDGDGRLDIVEIGRIGSPLGERKERIHLNMGVVDASPVLEVSAEDGENFGDVAVGETKESVFTITNTGGSALSISEISIEGSSEFSFVHGNTLPVEIPQNGSIEFSVRFTPVSTGSKSATVNIDNNSSNSAPVHSISLTGVGIETPPDKPVLVSPADGSGDVSVTPDLSWSAVNGQNITYAVRVGDSPNNLSEVGQTHGTSFATSSHLGTLDHGTTYYWAVVAHKGNLESEQSNVWSFTTVEQTQVAPELSISPSTQDVGSESGTIVFDITSNVDWEVSTDADWLDVSTTSGVQNGTVTVTYLENTSLDARSATVVVSGSGLSVSATVNQAARVVIEEPEVELSISPSVEDVGGEQGEILFDISSNTDWEISIDVDWLVLNVTDGTGSTTVTARYLENPTQAVRAATLTVSCSELTATAVINQVAGTVEPQAPKMNVYPVPARTIVSIDWEKFSQASLYDFSGRRVLTSHSNRIDVRVLPSGIYILHAEGTDGKIEKKKILIQ from the coding sequence ATGGGAAGAAAAAACTACTTTTTGTGTGTTATGGTGCTCTCATGGGGCATGATAAACGCACAAACAAACATCTCGTTCGTTGAAAATACAACAAGCGGACTGCAAGGAAAATCCTCATCATCAATCGATTATGATGAAGGTGTTTTGATCACCACCGGGTTTACCGTATTCAATTATCTCAGTAATACCTATGTCTTTTCAACTGACGTATACCGTCTATCAGGAGGTGTTTTCACACCCATCCCAAACTCATTTATTGATGTGTACGAAGGATTTGCCTTGGTCGCTGATCTTGGCGGATCACCGGGTAAAGATTTTGTGGTGGTTGGAGCTACCAGTGCCGGCAGTAACGAAAATCCTCAAGGAAGGATTTATATCTCTAATACTTCTGGCGGATACGATACCCAAACCATTATTGGTCTGGGACAGGGAGCATCAGGTGTTTTAGCTGATTTTGATGAAGACGGTGACCTTGATCTTTTCTACCAAGGTGAAGACGTTAACGGAACGCTCAGGATGATCGCATACCAAAATAACAACGGTACCTTTGCCCAAGCATGGTCATCAACAGTAGGCAAAGCGGAGGGGGCAATTGGAGTCGGCACTGTCGACAACAACACGTCTCCTGACGTTATAACTTCTGGCACAGGACAAGCAGGTATTGCAACTGATCTTTGGATCAATACGAGCAGCAATGGAAACATTAGTTTCCAGGTAGATACGGCACATGATTTTGTAGGAGCAACAAGATCGGCAAATAAATTTGTCGATATTGATAATGATGGCGATCTTGATCTTGTTTTTGGGGGAGCCATATGGGAGTTTGCTGATCCTAATGATTTCAAGACATACGTTTACAAAAACGATGGGAACGGTACGTTTACTCTTTTTGATACGTTGCCAGGAAAAACATCGGCACATATGGCGTTTGCTGATGCTAACGATGACGGCTATGTTGACCTGTATTACAACGGTAATGAGCGCCATAACAGTGTTTTTAGTAATGTTGCAACCGGCGGTACCGATTTGTACCTAAACGATGGAACCGGAAAGTTCACCCTCTGTAGCTGCCCAAGTCTTGATTCAAATGTGAGCTTTGGTGACAACATCGTTATGGATGTAGATGGTGACGGTAGACTGGACATCGTTGAGATAGGACGAATCGGAAGTCCTTTGGGAGAAAGAAAGGAAAGAATTCACCTCAATATGGGTGTTGTTGACGCAAGCCCTGTATTGGAGGTGTCTGCGGAAGACGGAGAAAACTTTGGTGATGTTGCAGTTGGTGAGACAAAAGAAAGCGTCTTTACCATTACAAACACCGGGGGTTCTGCATTGAGTATTTCCGAGATTTCAATTGAGGGTTCGTCAGAATTTTCGTTCGTTCACGGTAATACGCTGCCTGTTGAGATACCGCAAAATGGAAGTATTGAGTTTTCGGTTCGGTTTACGCCGGTTTCAACCGGTTCTAAATCTGCAACCGTCAACATTGACAATAATTCTTCCAATTCTGCTCCGGTACACTCGATTTCTCTGACTGGGGTTGGTATAGAAACTCCACCGGATAAACCGGTGCTTGTTTCGCCAGCTGACGGATCTGGCGATGTGTCAGTTACCCCTGATCTTTCTTGGTCGGCAGTTAACGGGCAAAATATTACCTACGCAGTACGCGTGGGTGATAGTCCAAATAACCTGTCTGAGGTTGGTCAAACACACGGCACATCGTTTGCTACAAGCTCACATCTTGGCACACTTGACCACGGTACTACGTACTATTGGGCAGTTGTTGCACACAAGGGTAACCTTGAAAGTGAGCAGAGTAACGTATGGAGTTTCACAACTGTGGAACAAACGCAGGTAGCTCCTGAGCTTTCAATATCTCCATCCACTCAGGATGTGGGATCAGAGTCAGGAACCATTGTCTTTGACATCACGTCTAACGTGGATTGGGAAGTATCAACTGATGCCGATTGGTTGGATGTAAGTACAACAAGCGGGGTTCAGAATGGAACCGTAACCGTTACGTATTTAGAAAATACCAGCTTGGATGCTCGGTCTGCGACCGTTGTGGTTTCAGGATCAGGGTTAAGCGTTAGTGCCACCGTCAATCAAGCTGCGAGGGTAGTTATAGAAGAACCGGAAGTTGAGCTTTCAATATCCCCATCCGTTGAAGATGTGGGAGGAGAGCAGGGAGAAATCCTTTTTGATATTAGTTCCAATACCGATTGGGAGATATCAATTGACGTGGACTGGTTGGTGTTAAATGTAACTGACGGAACAGGCAGTACAACGGTAACTGCCCGTTACTTAGAAAACCCAACCCAAGCTGTCCGAGCGGCAACGCTTACGGTTTCTTGTTCAGAGTTAACGGCCACCGCTGTTATCAATCAAGTTGCGGGAACTGTGGAGCCTCAGGCGCCGAAAATGAATGTGTACCCAGTCCCTGCAAGGACCATCGTATCTATTGATTGGGAAAAATTCTCCCAAGCAAGTCTATACGACTTTTCGGGGAGGAGAGTATTAACATCTCATTCTAACCGAATAGATGTGCGGGTGCTTCCTTCCGGCATTTACATTCTGCATGCAGAAGGAACGGACGGGAAGATTGAAAAAAAGAAAATTTTAATACAATGA